One Solanum lycopersicum chromosome 2, SLM_r2.1 genomic region harbors:
- the LOC138342144 gene encoding NAC domain-containing protein 26-like, translated as MGMMNIDEEQLLRYLLKFVTGMLVDCDQIRFVDLYGKEKPSQLFETTTTDRHHVFTQLKKKKGNGKNFNRGIVGGGGSWKGIDNGKPVYNQKGLKIGFKKTFRFDEENHVWIMKEYRPSDNILKALRLRGQIRHEEEFAVCSITRSVYSSKVIIPSDNNVENFIDSVLISSSQCQEAQNQFQELGQSFAQYQFQDLEQLSSTNGIPSDGSNSILNGNVGPVTLVFKESNVSAAKEDECSVHQQTPSVECSVYDIATYHKELDAYAAFQLKSVVTNIPQQQEDDEPDSIPLFHEDFNIDYTHLLT; from the coding sequence ATGGGGATGATGAATATTGATGAGGAACAACTCCTCAGGTATCTTCTCAAGTTTGTTACTGGTATGCTTGTTGACTGCGATCAAATTCGATTTGTAGACTTGTATGGCAAAGAGAAGCCATCTCAGTTATTCGAGACGACCACTACTGATCGTCATCATGTGTTCACTcagttaaagaagaaaaaagggaatgGTAAGAACTTCAACAGGGGAATTGTTGGCGGTGGCGGCTCATGGAAAGGAATCGACAATGGTAAACCAGTTTACAACCAGAAAGGATTAAAGATTGGGTTCAAGAAAACCTTCCGTTTTGATGAAGAAAACCATGTCTGGATTATGAAGGAATATCGTCCTAGTGATAATATACTAAAGGCCTTGAGACTACGTGGTCAAATTCGTCATGAGGAGGAATTTGCTGTATGTAGCATTACCAGGAGCGTATATTCTTCCAAGGTTATCATCCCTTCGGATAATAATGTAGAGAATTTTATTGATTCTGTGCTAATTTCTTCATCACAATGCCAAGAAGCTCAGAATCAATTTCAAGAATTGGGACAATCCTTTGCTCAATATCAGTTTCAAGATTTGGAACAATTAAGTAGTACTAATGGAATTCCATCTGATGGGTCGAACAGTATTTTGAATGGGAACGTTGGCCCAGTTACTTTAGTCTTCAAAGAATCAAATGTGTCTGCTGCAAAAGAAGATGAATGCTCTGTTCATCAACAAACTCCCTCTGTAGAATGCTCTGTTTATGACATTGCTACTTACCACAAAGAGCTTGATGCCTATGCTGCCTTTCAACTCAAATCAGTGGTTACTAACATCCCGCAACAACAAGAAGATGATGAACCCGATTCTATCCCACTTTTCCATGAAGATTTTAATATTGATTATACACATCTGTTGACTTAA
- the LOC138342145 gene encoding NAC domain-containing protein 96-like, with protein MKINLTDEQLMLSLLKFVTGVSVQIQFVDLYGNNKPSQIFDTATATEYHVFTRLKKKKTGNGKNFNRGIVGGGGSWKGIDNSKPVYDWKRSVIGSKKTFRFEENNHVWIMKEYRLCDKAQNALLESGRIQEEFVVCRITRSVNSSSSNFVPISSSQPQQTVKSFSPDLGQISAAANVIPNGNITQVSLVTEESKLRQGSVHQETPPDYDITTYYKQLDAYAVSVLETMVPYIPEPLQEDEVDSIPLFSEDFYIGYTDLWLKNWQ; from the coding sequence ATGAAGATCAATCTTACTGATGAACAACTCATGCTCTCTCTTCTTAAATTTGTTACTGGTGTTTCTGTGCAAATTCAATTTGTCGACTTGTATGGCAATAACAAACCTTCTCAGATATTCGATACTGCTACTGCTACTGAATATCACGTTTTTACTCggttaaagaagaaaaaaacaggGAATGGTAAGAACTTCAACAGGGGaattgttggtggtggtggctCATGGAAAGGAATTGACAATAGTAAACCTGTTTATGACTGGAAAAGATCAGTAATTGGCTCCAAGAAAACTTTCCGTTTTGAGGAAAATAATCATGTTTGGATTATGAAAGAGTATCGTCTTTGTGATAAAGCACAAAACGCATTATTAGAAAGTGGTCGTATTCAGGAGGAATTTGTTGTATGTCGCATTACAAGGAGTGTCAATTCTTCTTCTTCGAATTTTGTTCCAATTTCTTCATCACAACCACAACAAACTGTGAAATCTTTTAGTCCAGATTTGGGACAAATCAGTGCTGCTGCTAATGTAATTCCAAATGGGAACATCACACAAGTTAGTTTAGTCACAGAAGAATCAAAATTGCGTCAAGGCTCTGTTCATCAAGAAACTCCTCCTGATTATGACATTACTACTTACTACAAACAACTTGATGCATATGCTGTCTCTGTACTCGAAACAATGGTTCCATACATTCCGGAACCACTGCAAGAAGACGAAGTTGATTCTATCCCACTTTTCTCCGAAGATTTTTATATTGGTTATACAGATCTCTGGCTTAAGAATTGGCAATAG
- the LOC101255758 gene encoding L10-interacting MYB domain-containing protein isoform X3, giving the protein MAGRSTRLKTQVTVQQRESQCRAKWTTSLTIILVGLMVDEVQGGHKQNKSFSKKGWKCICEEFHKRTGLTWEREQLKYRYAALRKLFATMKLLLDHTDFKWDETTGLVTATDEAWDRYMKEHPDVETIRSTGCPFYKGLSVIFADSGSRGTDNGSTMHKDRLPGSSSHPQPPTLSQEELSYSESEEGPDSNEQEIVQSVSSPTDTVRKKRRKGVDGAIARAISEMAAASRLRASAVEKCSDKFTITDCIKALDKLEGVNDQVYYAALDLFNNHAAREIFLSLNVGKRLTWLTGKLSGPP; this is encoded by the exons ATGGCTGGGAGGTCGACACGTTTGAAAACACAGGTAACTGTGCAGCAGCGAGAATCCCAGTGTAGAGCTAAGTGGACAACATCTCTTACTATAATATTGGTGGGGTTGATGGTAGACGAAGTTCAAGGAGGGCATAAACAAAACAAGTCTTTTAGCAAGAAAGGTTGGAAATGTATTTGTGAGGAGTTTCATAAAAGAACCGGTCTTACATGGGAGAGGGAACAATTGAAGTATCGATATGCTGCACTAAGAAAGCTTTTTGCTACTATGAAATTGCTACTTGATCATACTGATTTCAAATGGGATGAAACTACAGGTTTAGTGACAGCAACAGATGAAGCTTGGGATCGGTACATGAAG GAACATCCAGATGTGGAGACCATAAGGAGCACAGGCTGCCCGTTTTACAAGGGACTGAGTGTGATATTTGCAGATTCTGGAAGTAGAGGTACAGATAATGGATCTACTATGCACAAGGACCGTCTTCCCGGTTCATCATCTCATCCTCAACCTCCTACACTGTCCCAGGAAGAGTTGTCATATTCAGAGTCTGAAGAAGGTCCTGATTCCAATGAGCAAGAAATCGTTCAATCTGTGAGCTCACCTACTGATACTGTTCGAAAGAAAAGGCGTAAGGGGGTTGATGGTGCTATTGCAAGAGCTATATCAGAGATGGCTGCTGCTTCAAGACTTAGAGCTTCTGCTGTTGAGAAGTGCAGTGACAAGTTCACCATAACCGACTGTATTAAAGCGTTGGATAAATTGGAAGGTGTCAATGACCAAGTATATTATGCTGCTTTGGATCTCTTCAACAATCATGCAGCTAGGGAGATTTTCTTATCTCTCAACGTTGGGAAGCGGCTTACCTGGTTGACTGGCAAATTGTCTGGTCCTccctaa
- the LOC101255758 gene encoding L10-interacting MYB domain-containing protein isoform X2, producing the protein MMAGRSTRLKTQVTVQQRESQCRAKWTTSLTIILVGLMVDEVQGGHKQNKSFSKKGWKCICEEFHKRTGLTWEREQLKYRYAALRKLFATMKLLLDHTDFKWDETTGLVTATDEAWDRYMKEHPDVETIRSTGCPFYKGLSVIFADSGSRGTDNGSTMHKDRLPGSSSHPQPPTLSQEELSYSESEEGPDSNEQEIVQSVSSPTDTVRKKRRKGVDGAIARAISEMAAASRLRASAVEKCSDKFTITDCIKALDKLEGVNDQVYYAALDLFNNHAAREIFLSLNVGKRLTWLTGKLSGPP; encoded by the exons ATG ATGGCTGGGAGGTCGACACGTTTGAAAACACAGGTAACTGTGCAGCAGCGAGAATCCCAGTGTAGAGCTAAGTGGACAACATCTCTTACTATAATATTGGTGGGGTTGATGGTAGACGAAGTTCAAGGAGGGCATAAACAAAACAAGTCTTTTAGCAAGAAAGGTTGGAAATGTATTTGTGAGGAGTTTCATAAAAGAACCGGTCTTACATGGGAGAGGGAACAATTGAAGTATCGATATGCTGCACTAAGAAAGCTTTTTGCTACTATGAAATTGCTACTTGATCATACTGATTTCAAATGGGATGAAACTACAGGTTTAGTGACAGCAACAGATGAAGCTTGGGATCGGTACATGAAG GAACATCCAGATGTGGAGACCATAAGGAGCACAGGCTGCCCGTTTTACAAGGGACTGAGTGTGATATTTGCAGATTCTGGAAGTAGAGGTACAGATAATGGATCTACTATGCACAAGGACCGTCTTCCCGGTTCATCATCTCATCCTCAACCTCCTACACTGTCCCAGGAAGAGTTGTCATATTCAGAGTCTGAAGAAGGTCCTGATTCCAATGAGCAAGAAATCGTTCAATCTGTGAGCTCACCTACTGATACTGTTCGAAAGAAAAGGCGTAAGGGGGTTGATGGTGCTATTGCAAGAGCTATATCAGAGATGGCTGCTGCTTCAAGACTTAGAGCTTCTGCTGTTGAGAAGTGCAGTGACAAGTTCACCATAACCGACTGTATTAAAGCGTTGGATAAATTGGAAGGTGTCAATGACCAAGTATATTATGCTGCTTTGGATCTCTTCAACAATCATGCAGCTAGGGAGATTTTCTTATCTCTCAACGTTGGGAAGCGGCTTACCTGGTTGACTGGCAAATTGTCTGGTCCTccctaa
- the LOC101255758 gene encoding L10-interacting MYB domain-containing protein isoform X1, giving the protein MPCLDDGNCELGENPVVYCNESRSVFTAAVSSEMAGRSTRLKTQVTVQQRESQCRAKWTTSLTIILVGLMVDEVQGGHKQNKSFSKKGWKCICEEFHKRTGLTWEREQLKYRYAALRKLFATMKLLLDHTDFKWDETTGLVTATDEAWDRYMKEHPDVETIRSTGCPFYKGLSVIFADSGSRGTDNGSTMHKDRLPGSSSHPQPPTLSQEELSYSESEEGPDSNEQEIVQSVSSPTDTVRKKRRKGVDGAIARAISEMAAASRLRASAVEKCSDKFTITDCIKALDKLEGVNDQVYYAALDLFNNHAAREIFLSLNVGKRLTWLTGKLSGPP; this is encoded by the exons ATGCCGTGTTTGGATGACGGAAATTGTGAATTAGGGGAAAATCCAGTTGTTTACTGTAACGAAAGTAGGTCAGTTTTTACAGCAGCAGTTTCCTCAGAG ATGGCTGGGAGGTCGACACGTTTGAAAACACAGGTAACTGTGCAGCAGCGAGAATCCCAGTGTAGAGCTAAGTGGACAACATCTCTTACTATAATATTGGTGGGGTTGATGGTAGACGAAGTTCAAGGAGGGCATAAACAAAACAAGTCTTTTAGCAAGAAAGGTTGGAAATGTATTTGTGAGGAGTTTCATAAAAGAACCGGTCTTACATGGGAGAGGGAACAATTGAAGTATCGATATGCTGCACTAAGAAAGCTTTTTGCTACTATGAAATTGCTACTTGATCATACTGATTTCAAATGGGATGAAACTACAGGTTTAGTGACAGCAACAGATGAAGCTTGGGATCGGTACATGAAG GAACATCCAGATGTGGAGACCATAAGGAGCACAGGCTGCCCGTTTTACAAGGGACTGAGTGTGATATTTGCAGATTCTGGAAGTAGAGGTACAGATAATGGATCTACTATGCACAAGGACCGTCTTCCCGGTTCATCATCTCATCCTCAACCTCCTACACTGTCCCAGGAAGAGTTGTCATATTCAGAGTCTGAAGAAGGTCCTGATTCCAATGAGCAAGAAATCGTTCAATCTGTGAGCTCACCTACTGATACTGTTCGAAAGAAAAGGCGTAAGGGGGTTGATGGTGCTATTGCAAGAGCTATATCAGAGATGGCTGCTGCTTCAAGACTTAGAGCTTCTGCTGTTGAGAAGTGCAGTGACAAGTTCACCATAACCGACTGTATTAAAGCGTTGGATAAATTGGAAGGTGTCAATGACCAAGTATATTATGCTGCTTTGGATCTCTTCAACAATCATGCAGCTAGGGAGATTTTCTTATCTCTCAACGTTGGGAAGCGGCTTACCTGGTTGACTGGCAAATTGTCTGGTCCTccctaa
- the LOC101255465 gene encoding uncharacterized protein, with protein MVANGDDGEPAGTSPAEEVMTTFSRHHFGTSEDTADGFSVTIIENMKEEYGLFVWPCSIILAEYVWQQKSRFTGASVVELGAGTSLPGLVAAKVGADVTLTDDSNRSEVLTHMRRQCELNDIKCKIHGLTWGVWDTQTFCLCPNIILGADVLYDSCAFDDLFATVAFLLQSSPSSVFITTYHNRSGHHLIGFLMVKWGLKCVKLLDGFSFMPSYKTSSLSGNIQLAEIVLDTANGDEKELM; from the exons ATGGTAGCTAACGGGGACGACGGCGAACCGGCGGGTACATCTCCGGCTGAAGAAGTAATGACTACTTTTTCTCGCCACCATTTCGGGACTTCCGAAGACACCGCCGATGGCTTCTCCGTCACCATTATCGAG AACATGAAAGAAGAGTACGGTTTGTTCGTATGGCCTTGCAGTATTATTCTAGCTGAGTACGTATGGCAACAAAAGTCGCGCTTTACTGGCGCATCTGTGGTTGAG CTTGGGGCAGGGACCTCGTTGCCTGGGCTGGTTGCTGCAAAAGTGGGTGCAGATGTGACGCTGACTGACGATTCTAACAGATCAGAG GTGCTCACTCATATGAGAAGACAGTGCGAGTTAAATGATATCAAGTGCAAG ATACACGGACTTACATGGGGTGTGTGGGATACACAAACCTTCTGTCTGTGCCCAAACATTATCCTTGGAGCTGATGTCCTATATGACAGTTGTG CTTTTGATGATCTTTTTGCAACTGTGGCATTTTTACTCCAGAGTAGTCCATCTTCCGTTTTTATTACTACATATCACAACAGAAG CGGGCATCACCTAATTGGATTCTTAATGGTGAAATGGGGCCTGAAGTGTGTTAAGCTTCTTGATGGGTTCTCATTTATGCCATCTTACAAGACGTCTAGTTTGAGTGGTAACATTCAATTGGCTGAGATTGTTTTGGACACAGCTAACGGAGACGAGAAAGAACTGATGTAA